ACGaatttttctgtcatttttgTAAATTTCCAGTCTATTTGAATCTTTCTACTGGTTGGAAATAGCTGCTACTTCACTACAGCACACTAGTCTAGCTATGTTAGTGCGCTTGAGTGGATGCAGCTATGGTTCACAGTCTTATACCACATGTATGTTACCTAGAATCATCAACTCCTCAAGCTCAATGGTTGTCCCCTGAAACCTTAGGTGACTGCAGCTCTGTTGCGATGACCTATGCAATAGTTTATAGGGAAAGTACATGGTAGGTTTAACTAGTGCTCCATATATACTACTAgctttatatatactagctttATATACAGGCACAGTCAGCAAAACAACAAATGATTGGTAATATAGGTAAATGATAAGTAATGTAAGTTGAACGCGTCGGCTATGATAGACTCATGCACAAAATGTTTCACAAATCACACATTGGGATGTTACACAATTATATGATCGGTAGCAGTTTAATTTTACTCAACGCTCGCTTAGGAAGGATATCTCTAATGCAACCGCTTTTTcactataaatataatgcatcTTGCCGGAACTGTTCACTGAGAACCGTGGTACTGTACTGCATTGAATGCTCTTACACAATGGGAATTAAAGAAATATGGGAATCCTTTGGGAATCAAAGAAATATGAATGTCTCTATCGATGTTGTGTGCTTCCCTCTCTGCAGTGTCAAGTTTCCATCACATGAGCCGCTGAAGGATCACATGCTACGGGAGCATTTAAAGATCACAGCCTGCCAAACCAAGGCCTTTTCTCGTTACATCCGGTCTCCGAAGATGCGTCATGAAGGCCTTCAAGCAAGTTACTCCACCAGAAACGTGACCATTGCCATCCCACTTGCTGGGCTGAGAGCACTACTGCATGCGCTCGCTGTATACCCAGTGATCTCGGTAGAAGCCTGTAAAAAGGCATAGCCTCGAGTATGGCCTGACTGTAGCCTTTGTTGCTCAGCGGTCTGTGGCTCCATTATAGATCTTCGACAGACTACAGTCTCTAACACCAAGCCGACATTCTAACCAAAGGCCCTTTTTAAGGCCACCATTTTGTTAAAGAGTGTAGTTCTGACTTGCCATTTACTTCAAAGCCAATAGTTGGTTtcctaaaaagttttttaagcaTTATCAGTAGTTAATTATTTGCTGTGAAATACTCGGTACCAGTCATCtcatcatgatgcctatgccaGACTTGGCGATACAGATATTAATTAGCAGAATATAGTGGTACACAATATATGAGACAAGAGTTTTTTTCTTAATGAAAACTAATCAAAAAAGTATTTCAATTAAGGTGTGTGGTAAAGCATGAGATATTTGTTGAGATAACAGTTGTATGAATTGAAATGGGTCAGAATACCAAATGATGAGTCTCCAAGCCTTTAGGTAGCAATCGCCTTTATCTTTTTGggcttttcataaaaatattttgcaaacacTTTGAATGGCTTCAAAATGTTTTTGATAGGTGTTGCTTTCTACCTTGCAGATATGTACCATAAAAACGTTCCTAGACTACGTATTCTTAAAACTTCCAAGATCTCGCATACTTGACCCTGCACTGCAACAAAGTATTCAGGCAGACTAAAAACAGTTTACGCTAAGTAGTTACCAGGAAGATATATCAGTGACAAACTTTGCTATTTGTAAACTCATGAATGTTTTACACACTAAAGGAATGGAGGAAACGGATGGGGGCAAGTGACTTTATGTTCTCCTGCACCTTGGTCCATGCATGCCTAATGGTAATATTTTGTTGAACAAGAGAGACTAGTTTTGGTATATTGTTGCAAAGCAGATGctaatgaatatttgctcttcACACTATGCTCAACTATGCGCATAGTTGCTTTGCCCAGAACACAATCATAGATTGTAGCAATATAAAAATGATCAGAATTTTGAACACATTTTAAAACCATTCTAAAAAATCTTGCAGGGATCTTTATGATACAACTATTTATCATGTAAGAGCAGATATCTCATTAATTGCATGGGTCACTTGAAGGCTGAAAAACCTGCCCATTGTAATAAGGCACCACAGACAATAACAAATATGTCCACACGTTAGTCCTTCTCAATAGTTAGATACTTGCATGAAAAAATGCTTAGTAGCTTTATAAATTACATCGGGGTTGTTTAGTTGCTCAATGACTCATTGCATTGAGGATTTGatattgaaaaaacaaaaaagatcGAGTACGAGTTACTTCAGGTTGAAGTAAACAATAGTTTTCTTTAAGGCGAAGAGCGGTTGTCAGTAATGAAACTGTCCTCTACTAAAAGGACCAAAAATAAAAAGGTTCTGAAAGTCATTAAGAAACTTGCTCACAAAAGGCATGCAAATAAATCAAACACCTTTATATTTCTGCGGTTTTTATGACGCGCAACTTGTTAGGGTCATATTTAGAAAACATGCAAGCTGTGCTCAAGTATGGCTACTCAACGAATGCTCTTGTTTCATAAATCCACTAGCAGCTACCAGTGAAGAGATTCATTCTTAAATGTTTGCTATTAAATTCAGTTCACACTGACCAGTTACTGTAGATCTCTCAAGAGAATTTTAAACCAAGAGCATTTTCCTAACATCATTGAAATGTTGAAATTAATTACTTGTTACAAGCGATGACAAttacttaaagatgaactaaaCAATTGTTATGTAACTTAAACAAAAATAgtataagttcatttttaaataagaATAAAATGATTGCTACTGAgaacaaaaattaaataaactagCATAAATGTTTAAGTCTATGAAAATGATCGTCAACATGGCTTTAATGGATGCCTGTTGACTATTATTTTGGCATTCATTATCAGAAGCATTTAAATctatttaagtttttttaaatttaaatcaactaaaatttaaaagcaaATTTGTTCAAGATGTGTCAACGTTATTTCTAGACTCGTCTATGGTGGAAAGTCATGATGTTCTCTTCATGAGAGTCTTTTGAGTTTTGAGTAAATATTTGTTGCTACCATTAGTTCGAGAATGTCGATGTTCATTCAGGTGAATATATGGCATTCATTTTTGAATTTCGCAAGTCCTCTCTAGAAGCGCATTTGATAACTGCACTTATTTAACTaatttatattcataataacagctTCTAAGCCATTTTAAGCCTTTCTCGCTAAAAATGGCCGACAGTAACAGTGTTCATAATTTTCCATTTTGTTATACATCTACACTCATTCCTAAGCCAATCCACATTTAACAAAGATGTGTCTTGTGGAATAGCGAAATTCTTTGATTTCAGGTAGATAGTgataaatatagtttttataaaaaataaaaatttttacacTTCTTACATGAGTGCTATTGTGCTATTTAATTTTCGTTATAGTAAATTAGATGTTTTTAGAACTTATAAAGGTACTTCTGCATAAATTTTAAGCATTTGAGAGTTGTAGATTGTAACAATATATTGCTTCACTAAGCTGTAGACactgaaagtgtaaacaaaaccATAAAGTTTTTATCTGAAACTCTGTTGTTTACAAaaggtatattattattatagtaatgtgTAGGTATACTCCATTCTATGTGTTTGTTCAATTGGCTCATGTGTAAGTACGAAATAGCCAAATTCAAGCCACTTCcttttctgttattttattgAGAATGTTTTGCTTATTCACGTATTGCTGTATCAGTTTCTGTTGTTCGCATGTTAGTTTTAGAGTCATGTTTCTGTAAGTAACTTTAAACGTAATCCGTCTTGGTTTTACATGCAGGTACACCATTGGTGTTGCACAAGTATGCCTTCAAAGCGAGATGTTACTGTCAAAGCATTGTCCGGCAACCTTCTTCAGATGAAAGTGAGTGACAAAAACTGTTTAATTATCATTTCAAGTCATTTTTCTATGCTTCTCTGTTAGAAGGTCAGTGTATGGCTGTAACGCAGTTgttgatgtttttgtttgtaaatATATCTAAACCAAATTGTTTTGTTGGTGAACTGTGGAAGCAGTAACTTCAAAAAGACAGTCTACGGTAGACTTCTATGAGACTGCAACCTCAAGGTCTGTATGTTTGTGTAGTTTATGAAAAGGTCTGCAGTCGACATGCAAAAAGATGATGAAAAGGAGCTATTCAAAGACACAGCCGAACACTGGGTTATTGATGAGCAACTTGCTAAAAAACACAAGTATGGTTGTACATCTCTctcatttttttttgttttctaaatTCCATGTTCAATGGCTTACCACTTGTCACACAACATGTGCGTTAATGATTTCAACCTGTTAATCATCTTATCATCGTGTCATTATCAAGTAGGTAATGAATTCTGGGAATTAATTTCTTGTAGGTATGACCTTGACACAGAACTCAGTCATGCCATGTGTGAAGAGTTGCCTTTCGGACGATTATCGTTTAAAGGTTTTAACCCTGCAGTAGAGGTAAGTTTTTTTGCCTTTTGTCCTATGTTGCTGTCATAATGCTTAAAACACATGTATGGCAACACTGCTTGCCTAAATGAAATGAATGCAAATTGTTTTTGAATGTAATATATAAGGAGTTTATTAATATATCATTGTGGAAGTGTTCACTGTGTGATATTTCCATGTCAAGACATAATAAAGGCATGCTGTATAGTAACTAGCTTTAATAATATCAAAAGTGGATTTGCCTCCACCATACTTCAATTTGCTCAATGGCACACTATAACTGTAGGAGCTAATAGTAGTGAATATAGATGAGTGTTACATAGATACATGATACCTGTAGAAGCTAATGCGACGGCTTGCTGGTGATGAGTCAGAAGGGGAGGTGATTCCTGAGGAAGACAAGCAGTTTGCAGAAGAGTATGTTGgatctattatattatatacatgtactgtagatGCCTCTGCAACACAACTAATCGTTATAATGCATTAtaaggattttacgttatatgaacagtaaaatacatgtaaattgcctaatccgttccaagatcttcccaaactcacccctttggtccTTCAAAAAGGAAAGAGACTagacttgaaggttgacttgcaacaaaattcacattatcgttatttgatatgaaaagattcaccatgtcttactctgttgtgttgtaggtgcaaaatatgtggaaatgtgattacaagctcttaaaagctcaaaaacgaacagaaaattgcagccacacgagaccgccgtaatttggattccctttccaaaacggctcaaatgtgatgtagttgtgagagttggtttctgtttacactttcttgcaaccttattcgtcgaaatattttcacaaatatacttcacgcattcaataaaactatgtctattgttcttacgcgtctgttttatcgtcattgtaatgctgtcacttttagcactgatatcttataacttaccgtaaaaaatcgttaaactttttaaccttagctcgaaggagtacatatcattgtctgataatcatgacgagcctgttggtcacctgtgataatcgaaaagtgctgcaaaaatttatttacaaagtatataagtacaaagtatttgcaaagtattgggtcacatgatcagattacgacttgacgattgaataatgccgtaacaaaactgtgaagtagcgagcatctatatttgatacggggtcttcggtaaaacccgaagtgttttcataaactaatacaatgtactatgataagttttatattgagctttgtattggcctttcaattcacgtgagaacatacgtgacaagacgataagcaaatttcgtggttacgtcatcgaaataaagaaattccaatctacggcggcttttcgtttttgatcttttaagagcttgtaatcacatttccacatatttggcgcttacaacacaacagagtaagatatggtgaatcttttgataccaaataactgtaatgtgaattttgttgcaagtcaacctttaactttttaatttaacgACTGCACCGTAACTGTAGTATCATCGGTTTGTATCGCCagcttttctcctttttcttatcAATTTCACCCAGTTCATGGTTTATAATTGagataatttcacaatgagttATTTAGAACGCACACTTTCAATGTCTATTGACCTCAAATTTCTTTTATTCTAGACATGTAGGTCTATTTTGCAAAAGGAAAacaataacaatgttttgtatGTATAAAGTAAAGTGAGACAACAATAtaactttgctataataaagagtggtgtctgtctgtccgtctatCCATAGAAAAGTTTCAATGTTATGATAAAATATAGCTTTTAACGATAGTCTGACTCGTGACCATAGACCTATTAtctatactataaactattataatattaactattaatgtatagttaataggtctatgctcatgacattcagattggtagaccaacatTAACACCCACACTGAATAATAGTGCTGCCACTTATTATTTGTGCTTTATCGACATCTGATGATTTCTCACGTTGAACTAGACTGTCGCGGTACTAATATGTACAATAGAGATAACCTTATCCGTTGTATTCTCCCTAAGATAATACAACAGCCAGAGAGAAAGTCATATTTTTAAAGCTAACCACTAGATGAGCGTTATTCAAATCAGATTTGAGAACCTGCGCGGACTTCACACTAccttatttgaaattttttatgtagtacgaagcaaagaCTTTCTTCAAAGGTTTTTACGTTTtgtggaatttatgttatagaatgtatatgttataggagcgtctactgtataacaTGATGATATCAGTGTTACTAATTTGTCTGTTATAGATATGCCTCTGTTAGCAATGTTGCTAAGAAATTTGCCAAGAAGCAATCAGCTCGGAAGTCTAAATTCCATAAAGGAAAGCATGTCAGCAAACATAAAAAAGAATGATTTTCCTGTGGCACAGTCTTAGCCAATCAAGAGGCTTATGGAGGGTGTATAGTTGTAATTAGTAAAGCACCTAATGGTTTACTGCCATTTCATGTGGTTGTATATGCATTTTTGTGTGTCACTTATCTGCTGCATTATTCTAGACAGCTAATGCATAAATGTATATTGATTGTTTGGTCTACCAGACAAACATTCactttatttttctattacGTAACAGCTATTCAAAGATTCCAGtaattatgtaaatacaatgCATCATTTGTGCTATCTAAATCTACAATATCACAACTTGTGCGattaacattttattacatgttCTCATGTGTTGGATAATATCTAACCGCtagaagcctgttggtcatttacAGGTGAAACAATCTTCTTGAGCAACATCAAATATTACCCAATTCACTTGAAGTATCAGTTCCCTTGTAGCTGTCCAAATTGACATTAATATTTGGTCATTGCTCGAGAAATGACTAGTCTCAACCATTCAAATGAAGACGTATAAAGATAATTGCATGGTATTATTTAGAGCAGATAAACAGTAAATTGGCCGTATTTGGACTTgaagtaaaacctttatttgaaccccatggcactctattcctcaacccttttcctatagtggcgctttattagaggtgacgttcaaataaatggtggcgctgtatttttcaaactcGTCAGAATCTTtggaaaacaagttttattcGTTCGCAGGCGAAATGAATCTTGCATATATTTCTCACTCTCCTTCTGACAGAGTGGCATTGgcccttttggatgcaagaaatttgTTAACTTACCTACAAATTGtggatctctaaataaatatgcacatacatgtctctaccagttgaaatatattgcttgcaattaacttaCGATGATCATATAGCCTTAtagcaatttgttagagctttcaagttttttatttcatttgaaatttgaaggcatattcttattttatacctatatttaacaaggttgtaTAAAAGCCTAtcgcactcattgatatgtttgctagtttgcagccaaaactggctttttatatacaatagaagaggagttatcaccatcaatccattgtaagccgagtttatATAACTTCAATGATGCTATCAAGTAACATGCTATAAACCTGCAAgcttataagttataataatctatcaattgctacaaatatatacagtgaaaatcggataactcaaacttcaagggaccgagcaaaagtgttcgaattatcagagtgttcaagttatcagagcactgtcacaagtccatgtatttacttatttattagtagatacatgaacatatacaaactataatataaatcaaaagcacaaatggcttgtttcaaattaaatgcttctaatgtaaagtttaaaacgtttttatcacaaagtatagagatttttctatcacttgagattggttcgttgtttgaggtgatgttattgccaggacgttttttagattgacattggcaaaacttgatcgttgctgaaatgctcaaagaaaagacatctttttcttttgagcgttttacccacgatcaattttgccgatctttcttaaagtttatgcaaagattatcttactttacctgggattcattaagagcaacactccgaggcagttcaattaaaagttttacgaggttttacggtacattgtatatcactcacactttttgaatggatacttattgaatgtacacacgtattttgtgtttaggtcaaacgatgaatagttttttttagctaagacaacgtatacgtttaattacttacaacaatttttaagacgttttaaacatttaacattccggcgttaattcaacacggaatcaacgtcggaaaactattcatcacgggctagccgggtcacgcactcaaggattttcgccacgcaaatacaaaacaaaaacaacatgctgtttttgttttgtatgtgcgtggcgaaaattcttgcgccgtgacccggctagcccgtgctactcatcgtatagcagtataaatcaaatttcaccaaacctttagaacagtcgttgacaaaaatattttgccgatggaggtaataacgacgcttatgaattacgaaaagttgaggtttacctctatggcttggaataaagtgattttctaaagcgatagcaaccgtttcggtagccgttgggcaaaaaacagttcgttataacagtgttgagttcgagttatatatattctccatttatcattgcgtgggaacggaccaagcaaatccagtcgagttaaccatgtgttcgttatatccgagggcgagttatccatgtttcactgtatttaagaacaagtgacataaaccatatttataatacattcttaaataaaaattaccacttgaaacaaaaatattagcgtTGGTTGCTTGGCCAGCTGCGTTATGATTGATGCCTtcgtttgaaaccatttcatattctaGCTGTTCAATACCATCCATGGTGTCGTCTGACCTCAACTCCTTTTCTGCTCAGCTgagctagttgatattagcgtaCAAGCAAATGTTTGGCAAAGCTAAACTTTTACGCGACACAATTTACTCTTTTCGCACAAATAAAGAGAATTCGCGTGCATAATCAAAACAGCCTCAAAATGCATAGTAGCGCAGATTCCATCGAAAAAACTTTTTCGCCTATATCGAAGTATCTAGAccatgttaaacaaggaactgctattagtctgatacagttactaattatttctgtggagatgcattcaaagttttagtgaaaaaagcgtgaagACTTGGAGGTGGAAAACGAACTtagatacgaacagaaacaaccagcgaattgattgttattgatgtaatctagtcattatttTATGGTTTTGTTGGATCTTTTCTACTAATCACTTGCTATtacgggttcgtaaagattaagaatgtcaaatagcgGCGGTGAAATTGAAGTGACATTCATATGGacgtggtgttcaattaaagggtggcgctctatttttcaacccttctctcatagtaGCGCTGAAATAAAGGTGGCGCTCCAGTACAGATTTTACGGTATACATAAAACGATCGCCCAAAACTAATAGCTAGATTTCACTGTACCGTTGTCGAGGTAGATAAATGGCTAACCTCATCTGTTTCTCCAATGGATCATTTCCAGTAATATGTATCACATTTTTAATGATATGGTAGACTTCTAGCGATTTTCAAGGTCGAATCTCATGATAATTTCACTACAAGTTGTGCTTGTCCTGCATAGTTACCAAGTGATTACAGTTTCATTATGCCAAAAAGTAGAAATTATGCTGCAGCCGATTGCgaaaattttattcatttttatatcTATTGTGTGCAGATCAAGTTGGGAACTATTGATGTTATCAACTTTAAATTGAAGACCGCATACACTTTGTGCTATGAGCGTTGTATAAGAATGCTGTTATACCAATTTGTACCGGTACATAACTAAAGTGGATAAATGGTAGGTACTCATAATTACTATCTCTAACTCCTGTAGTTATTGTTATAATAAgcactgctatatatatacatgttttatttactAATTAACAATTTTGCTCATTCAAATGAAAATTTCTTGCTGTTAACAGATATTTACTGAAATgtattatatgttattttttatatttcatatgtTTTACAACTGTTTCAATTCATCCACATGTAGTGGTCGCTTGCAAGAAGTGACACAATTTTTGGAATTAATATCAGCGCATCTGTAAGAGAAGACAGTCACCTCGACGAAATGGGTCCACAGATTGTAGAAAAATGATCACTATAAATCATCTAGAAGGCTAAAGGCTGATCCACAGCAGAATCAGAAAACTTATGTTGAAAGACGCTTGAAAATGATATCCTTAGATATTGCTGCCAAGCTTACCAGTCACGAGATAGTGTACTGTGAGCACCAGTAACTAGCTTATAAAATACAGTAagcgctcctataacgtatacctttaaaatgtaaattccagataatgtaaagaatttatgtgaagtttttgcttcctactacgtaaaaagCTTCATATAACTTGAAGTTTCAAGTCGGGTGATTTTTCAAATTCTATTTGAACATTAATTTATCTTGCTGCACTTGCGACAAAAAAAAATGATGTgtgtaatgttatatttattatacaacttTATACAACTTTTGCAACAATTTAGTTCGTCGCAAtaaatcgtcagatgtgtcgacaaaactgAGAATAGGATAGCAGGCATTACACCGTCAGTCCACCAATCCAAATGTCACGAGTtagagtatcgtcgaaagttatttctatcctaaccttgaccactggatacagatagacgaacAGGAACAGGTAGTACCACTTTTTctgaattattttgttttgctttcttgtggacagataaaatatttgttattagttttacattGCAGAGTAGACTTTGCTGTTCAAAAAAATATAGCGAAtcgtaaatgaacgtcgaaggTGTGTGctctccatcaacttattgtagaaGTACCTCAATCATGGTTTATAAAACCAGctagattgatcataaaaaagagaaaagttgtcaatgcaaaccaataatactgcagttacggtacagcctacaaattaaaagagttatgTCAACTTTTTTCTTTATTCATGGCCTAAGGGGTGGGTttagaaagatcttggaacagattaggcaatttgcaTGTAGTTTATTGTTCTTGTAACGTAaattcctataacgtaaacgttcctgaaACGGATTACTGTAATGCCTCCAATTGAACGCAATGGCGGTCAATTGGCggtggcgtttaaataataaaaaatgacaagccattttcaaatggctcgtcaaaattttgggaagataaatttagccctttttcgagcgaagcgaatgtcgcctatattttgttcTCTTTTTGCGGTAGAGCgatgttaaaccttttggatgcaataaatctgctaacttacctctaacttgtcaaagatctctaagtaacatatgcattgggaagccgataaatatttctaccagttgatatctcacgcttgcaattaatctgcaaTGGTATTATAATCTGTgccttgcaatttgttagagctttcaattttttatctcattctaaatttgaaggcatattcttattttatatctatatttaacaatgtttgaataaaagctcattgatatgtttgccacagtttgcagccaaaactagctttttatgtgcaatagaagaggagttatgagcatcgatccattgtaagccgtgttaagataactgcaatgatgctaccaaataatatgctataaatctgcaaacttaTAAGTTAGACAATGATAATCGatcaaatgttataaatatatatattcatgaacaagggACATAAACAAATCACTTATAtcacaaacaaaaattaacatttttaaaacaaaaatatttgcatatttGTGCTAtattgcatttagcacaaatatgcgtaaaagttttactcactaaacgtaacctttgtaTCATCACAAATGTAAATCgttttatatgcatgtactttgaagtattAAGACTCTGGAGAATcaagaccacgttaaacaaggagctactattatcctgagacagttattaattatttctgtggtgttgctttcaatgttttaacGAAAATAAAACGAAAAACTTTGGAATTGGACATCGAGAGAatcaattgttattaatgtaaacgattcattattaatacaattttgtggacacttttctaccgatcatttgatattatgggcttgtaaagatcaaagtatgtcaaagtggcggtcaaatagaggtggcattcaattagggaggggcgctctatttttcaaccctcttCTCatggtggcgttcaattagaggttttatggtagatTATTTGTAAATGTTGACATTCATTAATTATCATAGGcattaatttaatattaatgcatataatataggtagaactttttttataattttacttgtTTATTCAACAGCAGTTGAATAAACAAGTGCTAAATCAACTTTACTACATAACTGAACTACGAT
Above is a window of Watersipora subatra chromosome 3, tzWatSuba1.1, whole genome shotgun sequence DNA encoding:
- the LOC137391663 gene encoding M-phase phosphoprotein 6-like translates to MPSKRDVTVKALSGNLLQMKFMKRSAVDMQKDDEKELFKDTAEHWVIDEQLAKKHKYDLDTELSHAMCEELPFGRLSFKGFNPAVEKLMRRLAGDESEGEVIPEEDKQFAEEYASVSNVAKKFAKKQSARKSKFHKGKHVSKHKKE